A genomic region of Chryseobacterium sp. KACC 21268 contains the following coding sequences:
- a CDS encoding MSEP-CTERM sorting domain-containing protein: protein MKSLLSPKWIFLINTLPVLVLLILGFQEFSVIKTLLKPETIWLWKSCTFWLVALGMINFGFAVFLVLKNYKIKTDFAFFMLISNIVFLYFYYYNFNEIIPPSVPQWMLSGETMFYVGTFLMPTLAYSLFILVVHFTPENKLKSPWRSFGLALCVPLLFYLVVQLIVPLFRNFQTDYNNHLILVFIAGTLFFLFFLLRGIFILIQMKSDFFRKYQLIWKILFAIILPIIGLLVNAGIFSFDFSSSNERGIFGDFNGFWFWLLAVFNGVLLCIPNVDNKNIRLILFVLRSVTFAFTFYFFIVFLPFLPLSVVAIVAVGFGFLMLSPLILFIFHISQLAEDFSFLKINFSKNVLKTISVIGFLVIPTAITIKYLNDKKILNQTLEFLYTPDYSKRYDIDKQSLRKTLNVVTSYKNNRDMFSNDGNIPYLTSYFNWLVLDNLTLSDAKITNIEKVFFGKSSEKIFTNTRGRDRVFISNISTQTTFDSSQKAWRTWVNFEMTDHTDGSRPHEFSTIFNLPDGCFVSDYYLMIGDRKEFGILAEKKSAMWIYNQITSENRDPGVLHYLTGNKIAFKVFPFVTNETRKTGIEFLHKEPLKITIENQEIQLGNVTENSQNHSFENQFVKYVSAEEKKSLKPIKRNPYFVFLLDASKGKANKKDVFISQIETLKKQYPQLVENSKTYFVNTYTNSYPLNDKNIDQKFEGGYFLDRAIRTELIKSYEHSDSKFPFFIAVTDSIQNAVLDKDFADLEFTFPDNKLFYQLGDKGILTSFSLVGNPKNLTENNPKIILDNEVLPYKIGNKTYYLENDEEPSLILKSSQFVLSDEEIKEKNWNSAILMQGKYWSGILHPEVENEDWISSVKHSFNAKVMMPVTSYLALENEAQKAVLKRKQDQILNSNKSLDAGEEEMQQMSEPELIVVGILILIFVAFQEYRKRKIKLNLQSKR from the coding sequence ATGAAAAGTTTGCTTAGCCCAAAATGGATTTTCCTGATCAACACTTTACCGGTTTTAGTGTTGCTTATCCTCGGTTTTCAAGAGTTTTCTGTCATCAAAACATTGCTAAAGCCAGAAACTATTTGGTTGTGGAAAAGTTGCACGTTTTGGTTGGTGGCTTTAGGAATGATCAACTTTGGATTTGCTGTATTTTTGGTTTTGAAAAACTATAAAATCAAAACGGATTTCGCCTTTTTTATGTTGATTTCGAATATTGTTTTTCTGTATTTCTACTATTATAATTTTAATGAAATCATTCCCCCATCTGTTCCACAATGGATGCTTTCGGGCGAGACGATGTTTTATGTCGGTACTTTTTTGATGCCTACTTTGGCTTATTCACTGTTTATTTTAGTCGTTCATTTTACACCGGAAAACAAACTGAAAAGTCCTTGGCGAAGTTTTGGTTTGGCGCTTTGTGTTCCTCTTTTGTTTTATCTTGTGGTTCAATTGATTGTCCCATTATTCAGGAATTTTCAAACAGACTACAACAATCATTTGATTCTTGTTTTTATTGCAGGAACCTTATTTTTCCTGTTCTTTTTACTGAGAGGAATTTTCATTTTAATTCAAATGAAATCAGATTTTTTCAGGAAATATCAACTGATTTGGAAAATACTATTTGCCATTATTTTACCAATTATAGGACTTTTGGTAAATGCGGGAATTTTTTCTTTTGATTTTTCTTCCAGTAATGAACGAGGTATATTTGGAGATTTCAATGGTTTTTGGTTCTGGCTTTTAGCCGTTTTTAATGGGGTTTTGCTTTGTATTCCGAATGTTGACAATAAAAATATTAGATTAATATTATTCGTCCTTCGAAGTGTCACATTTGCATTTACATTTTATTTCTTCATTGTTTTCTTACCGTTTTTACCACTTTCTGTCGTTGCAATTGTTGCGGTTGGATTTGGATTTTTGATGCTTTCACCACTTATTTTATTTATATTTCATATTTCTCAGTTAGCAGAAGATTTTTCATTTTTAAAAATTAATTTTTCCAAGAATGTACTCAAAACAATCTCTGTAATTGGATTTTTAGTCATTCCTACTGCGATTACAATTAAATATTTGAATGATAAAAAGATTTTAAATCAAACATTAGAATTCCTCTACACACCAGATTATTCCAAAAGATATGATATAGATAAACAGTCGCTCCGAAAAACTTTAAATGTTGTCACTTCCTACAAAAACAACAGAGATATGTTTTCGAATGACGGCAATATTCCATATTTGACATCATATTTCAACTGGCTTGTCTTGGATAATTTAACCTTGTCCGACGCCAAAATTACCAATATAGAAAAAGTATTCTTTGGCAAATCTTCTGAAAAGATTTTTACGAACACAAGAGGCAGAGACCGTGTTTTTATTTCTAATATTTCTACGCAAACTACTTTTGATTCTTCACAAAAAGCCTGGAGAACTTGGGTGAATTTTGAAATGACAGACCATACAGATGGCAGCAGACCTCACGAGTTTTCTACAATTTTTAATTTGCCTGACGGCTGTTTTGTTTCCGATTATTATCTCATGATTGGAGACCGAAAAGAGTTTGGAATCTTGGCCGAGAAAAAATCTGCAATGTGGATTTATAATCAGATTACGTCGGAAAACAGAGACCCGGGAGTTCTCCATTATCTTACAGGAAACAAGATTGCTTTCAAAGTTTTTCCTTTTGTGACTAATGAAACAAGAAAAACCGGAATCGAATTTTTGCACAAAGAACCTTTGAAAATCACGATTGAAAATCAAGAAATTCAATTAGGAAATGTGACGGAAAACTCTCAAAATCATAGTTTTGAAAATCAATTTGTTAAATATGTTTCTGCAGAAGAAAAGAAAAGTTTGAAGCCGATAAAGCGCAATCCTTACTTTGTCTTTCTGTTGGATGCTTCGAAAGGGAAAGCAAATAAAAAAGACGTTTTCATTTCTCAGATTGAAACGCTTAAAAAGCAATATCCTCAATTGGTGGAAAATTCAAAGACTTATTTTGTCAATACTTACACAAATAGTTATCCTTTAAACGATAAAAACATTGACCAAAAATTTGAAGGTGGTTATTTCCTGGATAGAGCAATCAGGACAGAATTGATAAAGTCTTACGAACATTCAGATAGTAAATTCCCGTTTTTTATAGCCGTTACAGACAGTATTCAGAATGCTGTTTTGGATAAGGATTTTGCAGATTTGGAATTCACTTTTCCTGATAATAAATTATTCTATCAGTTAGGTGATAAAGGTATTTTAACCTCTTTTTCTTTGGTGGGAAATCCTAAGAATTTAACTGAAAACAACCCGAAAATCATTTTGGATAATGAAGTTTTGCCTTACAAAATAGGGAACAAAACTTATTATCTTGAAAACGATGAAGAGCCCAGTTTGATTTTAAAATCAAGTCAATTTGTTCTTTCGGATGAAGAAATCAAAGAGAAAAATTGGAATTCAGCGATTCTGATGCAAGGGAAATATTGGTCCGGAATTCTGCATCCAGAAGTTGAAAATGAAGATTGGATTTCATCTGTAAAACACAGCTTCAATGCCAAAGTAATGATGCCGGTAACATCTTATCTGGCTTTGGAAAATGAAGCGCAAAAAGCCGTTTTGAAAAGAAAACAAGACCAAATCTTGAATAGCAACAAATCCTTGGACGCGGGCGAAGAGGAAATGCAACAGATGTCCGAGCCAGAACTCATTGTGGTTGGTATTTTAATCTTGATTTTTGTGGCATTTCAAGAATATAGAAAGAGAAAAATTAAGTTAAATTTGCAATCCAAAAGATAA
- a CDS encoding enoyl-CoA hydratase-related protein, with translation MNYTQIEIDAQFDGKLQLIYLNQPESYNSLTKVMLSELRNAVHKFSEDENVRCVAIAGKGKAFCAGQNLKEALSFGNDDDDRKIQRFVIEYYNPLVLEIVKCRKPVIALVNGPAVGAGAMLASICDFTLAVESSYFSFAFANIGLIPDTAGTYFLPKLVGRQLASYLSFTGKKVPAPEAKKIGLIADFFPDSEFVEKSMEVLTQLAHSATTALYLTKKAFNKSYDFTLKEQLDYESIIQQDAAETEDFREGVTAFIEKRLPNYKGK, from the coding sequence ATGAATTATACACAAATAGAAATAGACGCCCAGTTCGACGGAAAATTACAATTGATCTACCTCAACCAACCGGAAAGTTATAACAGCTTGACCAAAGTAATGCTTTCCGAATTGCGAAATGCCGTTCACAAATTCAGTGAAGATGAAAACGTGCGTTGCGTTGCGATTGCAGGAAAAGGAAAAGCATTCTGTGCTGGTCAAAACCTGAAAGAAGCCCTAAGTTTTGGTAATGACGACGACGACCGAAAGATCCAACGTTTTGTCATCGAATATTACAATCCTTTGGTCTTGGAAATCGTGAAATGCAGAAAACCTGTGATTGCTTTGGTCAATGGTCCTGCAGTCGGCGCTGGTGCGATGTTGGCTTCTATTTGTGATTTTACTTTGGCGGTGGAAAGTTCCTATTTTTCTTTCGCTTTTGCTAATATTGGTTTGATTCCAGATACTGCTGGAACTTATTTCTTACCTAAATTGGTAGGAAGACAATTGGCAAGTTATCTCTCATTCACAGGAAAAAAAGTTCCTGCACCAGAAGCTAAGAAAATTGGTCTGATAGCCGATTTTTTCCCAGATTCAGAATTTGTTGAAAAATCAATGGAAGTGCTGACTCAACTCGCGCATTCAGCAACCACAGCACTTTATCTCACCAAAAAAGCCTTCAACAAATCCTATGATTTCACATTGAAAGAACAGTTGGATTACGAATCCATCATTCAGCAAGATGCAGCCGAAACAGAGGATTTCCGAGAAGGTGTGACTGCTTTTATCGAAAAACGCTTACCGAATTACAAAGGGAAATAG
- a CDS encoding hotdog fold thioesterase has product MTPKETAEYMFGKDLFSQWLGIELIDIKENYCLVKMPIKPEMINGLGTVHGGVTFAFADSALAFSSNNTGEAAVALNCYINFTKAVRDGDVLTAESILLTDTRKTAVYDITIKNQNDEVVAGFRGTVYKIGKKVTEL; this is encoded by the coding sequence ATGACTCCAAAAGAGACCGCCGAATATATGTTCGGCAAAGACCTGTTTTCTCAGTGGTTGGGAATTGAACTCATTGATATCAAAGAAAACTATTGTCTTGTAAAAATGCCCATCAAACCAGAAATGATCAACGGATTGGGAACCGTTCACGGCGGTGTGACCTTCGCTTTTGCAGATTCGGCGTTGGCTTTTTCTTCCAATAATACTGGGGAAGCGGCGGTTGCACTCAATTGTTATATTAATTTTACAAAAGCTGTACGAGATGGCGATGTTTTGACTGCCGAAAGTATTTTGCTCACCGACACCAGAAAAACTGCAGTGTATGACATTACGATCAAGAATCAGAATGATGAGGTTGTTGCAGGTTTCAGAGGAACGGTTTACAAAATTGGTAAGAAAGTAACGGAATTATAG
- a CDS encoding transcriptional regulator: protein MLNINQLNKEFESRVRLGIMSVLMVNDWVDFTEMKNLLSATDGNLASHSTALEKAEYIEVKKEFVGKKPRTSYRVTQKGRDAFTEHINNLEKLLGR, encoded by the coding sequence ATGTTAAACATCAATCAACTCAACAAAGAATTCGAAAGTCGTGTAAGATTGGGCATTATGTCCGTTCTTATGGTCAACGATTGGGTTGATTTTACCGAAATGAAAAACCTTCTGAGCGCCACCGACGGCAATCTAGCCAGCCACAGCACAGCGCTGGAAAAAGCAGAATACATCGAGGTGAAAAAAGAATTTGTAGGCAAAAAACCAAGAACCTCTTACCGCGTGACGCAAAAGGGTAGAGATGCGTTCACAGAACATATCAATAACCTGGAAAAATTGTTGGGAAGATAG
- a CDS encoding Coq4 family protein gives MKKIRIQFLLLVYDNTQKLYRKYFKKKKRQWAFSQQQLLAFEEDTLGRKLGEFYKKHGFTMIPKMENHDVHHLLTDCGTKFEEEVVMQFLLLGNGKMNAHLLAAIFLGTLILPEYFRIYIQAYKKGKRMRPFYYWDFEKLLTHNFENIRDFVYQKQTPVFY, from the coding sequence ATGAAAAAAATCCGCATCCAATTTCTGCTTTTAGTTTATGACAATACACAAAAGCTTTATCGAAAATATTTTAAGAAAAAGAAAAGACAATGGGCATTTTCCCAACAGCAATTACTGGCTTTTGAAGAAGATACTTTAGGAAGAAAGCTCGGCGAGTTCTACAAAAAGCACGGTTTTACAATGATTCCAAAAATGGAAAATCACGACGTTCATCATCTGCTGACCGATTGCGGAACCAAGTTCGAGGAGGAAGTTGTAATGCAGTTTTTGCTTCTCGGAAATGGAAAGATGAATGCGCATCTTCTTGCTGCTATCTTTTTGGGAACTCTCATTCTGCCGGAATATTTCAGGATTTATATTCAGGCTTACAAGAAGGGAAAACGTATGAGGCCTTTCTACTATTGGGATTTCGAAAAGTTACTCACTCACAATTTTGAGAACATCAGAGATTTTGTTTATCAAAAGCAAACGCCAGTTTTCTACTAA
- a CDS encoding zinc-dependent metalloprotease family protein codes for MKKYLLMSALVLPMLSFAQWSKVGNTSKQVKAEFASLKEKQLFSLDKGLMQSKLQNAPQKFSGQKGVEILMPNAKGVLEKFQVWEYSNFTPEVQAMFPGIRSYMGVGVTDKSAYLRFSISDLGLSSSTFRIGESSFVEAYTAGNDVYAAYSSASRILDQKDEFICSTMDEIIEGNQDATSTNRSNNQVYKTFRLAMSAQAEYSQYHIQRAGATDATDDEKKAVVLAAINNTVTRVNALYEKDLAVHFNLIDILPIIYLDAASDPYTGSYNSQVQSTLNSVIGAANYDIGHVVVYASPNGNAGCIGCICTNATKGSGFTSHYIPVSDIFDIDYVAHEIGHQVGGNHTHTYSGSEGSGVQVEVGSGNTIMAYTGITGAYDTQFNSNDFFTYRNILQIQNNLANKACAVNTPTTNTAPVVNAGADVTIPISTPFVLRGTATDAENDTLSYVWEQNNPATSSAQFTTGSYASPTKAGGPNFKMFPPKSEPVRYFPEFGKVLAGVNATRWEALSSVGRTLNFTLTARDNSANGAQTNTDEVVVTVSAAAGPFVVTAPTFGESLVSNATYNVKWNVANTNVAPVNTSNVNIKLSLDGGKTFTTVAANTANDGEESISIPAGSQAANAYFMIEAVDNVYFAMSPSFVIDYSATGEVCTTYNYTGPAVDINDGTGSTSGPISSPQIMVPIDVQDSAVITKIRVKPTVDHPRISQLVVGIQGPLGQSAWLWNRKCTSQGINATFSDEGSTYVCASPIAGTVKPDESLTIFKGNDTKGVWNLFVSDNVRNLTGKVTTWSLELCTRDAQLLAVNESAFNSNNIKVYPNPSSGNFFIKSKDLGGNAKVAIYDMNGRLVHTSGFNVLTGESTNEFNVNLTKGVYLLKVTSPKANYTQKLMIK; via the coding sequence ATGAAGAAGTATTTACTAATGTCTGCATTGGTTCTGCCAATGTTGAGTTTTGCCCAATGGTCAAAAGTGGGCAATACGAGCAAGCAGGTGAAAGCTGAATTTGCAAGCCTCAAGGAAAAGCAACTTTTTTCTCTGGATAAGGGTCTAATGCAATCAAAATTGCAAAACGCACCTCAAAAATTCTCCGGACAAAAAGGCGTGGAGATTTTGATGCCTAATGCAAAAGGTGTTTTGGAGAAATTCCAGGTTTGGGAATATTCCAACTTCACGCCAGAGGTACAGGCTATGTTTCCTGGCATCAGATCTTATATGGGAGTTGGAGTTACGGATAAGTCGGCTTATTTGAGATTTTCAATTTCTGATCTTGGACTTTCGTCGTCAACATTCAGAATAGGAGAGTCTAGTTTTGTTGAAGCTTATACTGCTGGTAATGACGTTTATGCTGCGTATTCGTCAGCATCCAGAATTTTGGATCAGAAAGATGAGTTTATCTGTTCCACGATGGACGAGATTATAGAAGGAAACCAGGATGCAACATCCACCAATAGGTCTAATAATCAGGTTTATAAAACATTCAGACTGGCAATGTCTGCACAGGCAGAGTATTCCCAATATCATATCCAAAGAGCTGGTGCAACAGATGCCACTGATGATGAAAAGAAAGCAGTCGTTCTAGCGGCAATCAACAACACAGTGACGAGAGTGAATGCTTTGTATGAGAAAGATCTGGCAGTACACTTCAACTTGATTGATATTCTACCGATCATTTACTTAGATGCAGCATCAGACCCTTATACTGGATCATACAACTCACAGGTGCAGTCTACGTTGAACTCTGTCATTGGAGCTGCAAATTACGATATCGGACACGTTGTAGTGTATGCAAGTCCAAATGGTAATGCAGGTTGTATTGGTTGTATCTGTACAAACGCTACAAAAGGTTCTGGCTTCACCTCACATTACATTCCTGTAAGTGACATTTTTGATATCGATTATGTGGCTCACGAGATTGGTCACCAGGTAGGAGGAAATCACACACATACTTACAGCGGATCCGAAGGTTCAGGTGTTCAGGTAGAAGTGGGTAGTGGTAACACCATTATGGCTTATACGGGAATCACAGGTGCTTACGATACACAGTTTAACTCAAATGACTTCTTTACTTACAGAAATATTCTGCAAATTCAGAATAATTTAGCTAATAAAGCTTGCGCAGTTAATACACCAACTACAAATACAGCACCAGTTGTAAATGCTGGGGCAGACGTTACAATCCCAATCAGCACACCATTTGTATTGAGAGGAACTGCGACTGATGCTGAAAATGACACGTTATCTTACGTTTGGGAGCAGAATAATCCTGCAACCTCATCGGCACAATTTACAACAGGTTCTTACGCATCTCCTACGAAGGCAGGTGGTCCAAACTTCAAAATGTTCCCTCCAAAATCTGAGCCTGTAAGATATTTCCCTGAATTCGGAAAGGTGTTAGCAGGCGTTAATGCAACTCGTTGGGAAGCACTTTCAAGCGTTGGAAGAACTTTGAATTTTACTTTGACAGCGAGAGACAATTCTGCCAATGGTGCTCAAACCAATACAGATGAAGTAGTAGTGACTGTGAGTGCAGCGGCTGGACCGTTTGTAGTGACAGCGCCAACTTTTGGAGAAAGCTTGGTTTCCAATGCAACGTACAATGTGAAATGGAATGTTGCCAACACAAATGTTGCTCCGGTAAATACATCTAATGTCAATATCAAATTATCGTTGGATGGCGGTAAAACTTTCACCACGGTAGCGGCTAATACAGCTAATGATGGAGAAGAGTCTATCTCTATCCCTGCTGGTTCACAGGCGGCTAATGCTTATTTTATGATAGAAGCGGTTGACAATGTTTACTTTGCAATGAGTCCTAGTTTTGTGATAGATTACTCTGCAACAGGCGAAGTTTGTACTACATACAATTACACAGGTCCTGCTGTAGATATCAATGATGGAACAGGAAGCACAAGTGGACCAATTTCATCTCCTCAGATTATGGTACCGATTGATGTTCAGGATTCTGCTGTAATTACAAAAATAAGAGTGAAGCCAACCGTTGATCACCCAAGAATTAGCCAACTGGTTGTAGGAATTCAAGGGCCATTAGGTCAAAGTGCTTGGTTGTGGAATAGAAAGTGTACAAGTCAGGGTATTAACGCAACATTCAGTGATGAAGGCTCTACTTATGTTTGTGCATCGCCGATTGCTGGAACTGTAAAACCAGATGAGTCTCTGACCATTTTCAAAGGAAACGATACGAAAGGTGTTTGGAATCTATTTGTTTCTGACAACGTGAGAAATCTAACTGGTAAAGTAACGACTTGGTCACTGGAATTATGTACTAGAGATGCGCAGTTATTGGCTGTAAACGAAAGTGCTTTCAATTCTAACAATATCAAAGTGTATCCAAATCCATCAAGCGGTAATTTCTTCATCAAGTCAAAAGATCTTGGCGGAAATGCTAAAGTGGCAATTTACGATATGAATGGAAGATTGGTTCACACTTCTGGCTTCAACGTTTTGACAGGTGAGTCTACAAATGAGTTCAATGTTAACTTGACAAAAGGTGTTTACTTGCTAAAAGTAACTTCTCCAAAAGCTAACTACACTCAGAAATTGATGATCAAATAA
- the xrtK gene encoding exosortase K, translating into MQNFKNIFLSIAAIVIFVLLKFWYSDSSNEDVLFLLKPINQLVNIATGSDSVFKPEIGYINENLNIIINKICSGFNFLLIVFLMLTFLLIKHFPQDKRMFLILPLALVFSYGFTILVTVSRILLQVVTNGIYQAESIYVHQVEGTFMYVCCLMMLYLSVDYFLKNKFRFAIIWKNKNE; encoded by the coding sequence ATGCAAAATTTTAAAAATATATTTCTTTCTATTGCAGCAATTGTAATCTTTGTTTTGCTGAAATTCTGGTATTCTGATTCCAGTAATGAAGATGTATTATTTTTACTGAAACCCATTAATCAATTAGTCAATATTGCGACGGGTTCTGATTCTGTTTTTAAACCGGAGATTGGTTATATCAATGAAAATCTGAATATTATCATCAATAAGATTTGTTCTGGATTTAATTTTCTGCTGATTGTTTTTTTGATGCTCACTTTTTTACTGATAAAGCATTTTCCGCAGGATAAAAGGATGTTTTTAATTCTACCATTAGCTTTGGTTTTCAGTTATGGATTTACAATATTGGTGACTGTTTCCAGGATTTTATTGCAGGTTGTAACGAATGGGATTTATCAAGCTGAAAGCATTTACGTGCATCAAGTGGAAGGAACTTTTATGTATGTCTGCTGTCTTATGATGCTGTATTTAAGTGTCGATTATTTTTTGAAAAATAAATTTAGGTTCGCCATAATTTGGAAAAATAAAAATGAATGA
- a CDS encoding T9SS type A sorting domain-containing protein, whose protein sequence is MKKIVFFLSALGSMVVYSQSLGYGKSFSDSTPRSTPIKTAFKAETCNTVVINDTEEENGVFIIGAGGQKAAVDIPIATNQTIKINSIVVTLASKLPPTFVNFLFYDNTLSTPEDPEDPRRNVPGQQILSVTDSSIESFEEVGYEPLHEFVIRKIKIKLNTPIVLNGTMSDGRIWMSTKSDANAWSSTAHYDTGEGVVGESLAMGSDTFDWFQLINQECLYELEAECDFLNVADANPKSKVDIYPNPAQDHFEYQNMGSMKIVSVNIFDASGKLVKTLNGDRSKVEVQDLAKGVYIIKTKTSSNITLTNKLIRK, encoded by the coding sequence ATGAAGAAAATTGTATTTTTTCTATCGGCTTTAGGTTCGATGGTGGTCTATTCTCAAAGCTTGGGTTACGGGAAATCCTTCTCGGATTCTACACCTAGAAGCACGCCAATTAAAACAGCTTTTAAGGCAGAAACGTGCAACACCGTGGTCATTAATGATACGGAGGAAGAGAACGGTGTTTTCATCATCGGCGCTGGCGGACAAAAAGCAGCAGTGGACATTCCAATCGCAACGAACCAAACCATCAAGATCAACAGCATTGTCGTGACCTTGGCGAGTAAGTTGCCGCCAACGTTTGTGAATTTTTTGTTCTATGACAACACGCTTTCTACGCCAGAAGATCCCGAAGACCCAAGAAGAAATGTTCCTGGTCAACAAATCCTATCTGTGACCGACAGCAGTATTGAATCCTTTGAGGAAGTAGGTTATGAGCCTTTGCACGAATTTGTCATCAGAAAAATCAAAATTAAACTAAACACACCAATTGTTTTGAACGGAACGATGTCGGACGGAAGAATCTGGATGAGCACAAAATCTGATGCCAACGCGTGGTCCTCAACGGCGCATTATGATACCGGCGAAGGTGTCGTAGGAGAAAGTCTGGCTATGGGAAGTGATACTTTTGACTGGTTTCAGCTGATCAATCAGGAGTGTTTGTACGAGTTGGAGGCAGAATGTGACTTCCTGAATGTTGCTGATGCCAACCCAAAATCGAAAGTTGACATCTATCCAAATCCAGCTCAAGATCATTTCGAATATCAGAATATGGGATCGATGAAAATTGTCTCTGTCAATATATTCGATGCGAGTGGTAAACTGGTAAAAACTTTAAACGGTGATCGGTCAAAAGTGGAAGTTCAGGATTTGGCTAAAGGTGTTTATATCATTAAAACAAAAACATCTTCCAATATTACTTTGACGAATAAACTCATCAGAAAGTAA
- a CDS encoding metallophosphoesterase — translation MNRRKFITKSLLATAGLSLGIYSWQVEPFWLEFVHQDLPIKNLPSKLHNKMLMQISDLHVGNRFDYNFLIDSFKKAKNYKPDIVVYTGDFVCWENNPEQFEQLKIVMKEAVLGTLGTAAILGNHDYGAEWKEEYIADEVSKILTDSKIQVLRDEKTEVSGLNIFGFEELWGTNFHPENLTKTINSDEANLVLCHNPDVCDLDVWNGYQGWILSGHTHGGQAVPPFLPPLILPVKNRKYTSGIIDLNDGRMLYINRALGNSYQVRFNCRPEITLFKLKSI, via the coding sequence ATGAATCGAAGAAAATTTATTACTAAATCTTTACTCGCGACTGCTGGACTTTCACTGGGTATTTATTCCTGGCAAGTCGAGCCGTTTTGGTTGGAGTTTGTCCATCAGGATTTACCGATTAAAAATCTGCCTTCAAAGCTTCATAACAAAATGCTGATGCAAATCTCAGATTTACACGTAGGCAATCGTTTCGACTATAATTTCTTAATTGATTCTTTTAAGAAAGCAAAAAATTACAAACCAGACATCGTGGTTTACACCGGCGATTTCGTTTGCTGGGAAAATAATCCGGAACAATTCGAACAACTGAAAATCGTGATGAAAGAAGCCGTTCTCGGAACTCTAGGGACAGCCGCAATTCTCGGCAACCACGATTACGGCGCAGAATGGAAAGAAGAATACATCGCCGATGAGGTTTCAAAAATTCTCACGGATTCCAAAATACAAGTCCTCCGCGATGAGAAAACTGAAGTTTCCGGTCTGAATATTTTTGGTTTTGAAGAATTATGGGGAACTAATTTTCACCCAGAAAATCTGACGAAAACCATCAATTCAGATGAAGCCAATCTCGTCCTTTGCCACAATCCCGATGTCTGCGATTTGGATGTCTGGAACGGTTATCAAGGCTGGATTCTCTCTGGACACACGCACGGCGGACAAGCAGTACCTCCTTTTCTTCCACCTCTGATTTTACCCGTGAAAAACAGAAAATACACCTCCGGAATTATTGATTTGAATGATGGGCGAATGCTCTACATCAACCGTGCTTTGGGAAATTCTTACCAGGTCAGATTCAATTGCAGACCGGAGATTACACTTTTCAAATTGAAATCTATTTAA